From the genome of Verrucomicrobiia bacterium, one region includes:
- the ligA gene encoding NAD-dependent DNA ligase LigA, with translation MTLKDAQTRHAKLVATIRRHDHAYYVVGRAEITDYEYDQLFRQLQELEQEFPSLVTPESPTQRVGGAPAEGFVRIRHLQPMLSLEKIEASEVPSVEAEPDRDRRNRAQDENTLGGLKAFDLTIRKQLGREHMEYVLEPKVDGVSLSVHYHYGKLALGVTRGDGTFGDDITANLRTVRAIPLELNLKNPPELLEVRGEAYMANQDFEALNARLEAAGEKPFPNARNATAGALKLLDPQLVAARPLNAVFYAIGAYRSGDASSPTDHRNTPGDLFLTDDATSSPDQARRGGAAPPFASHAEMLRALAKFGLPTLKKWWLCPDIATVLQVYREEIVAHYDESRDLRQQLPFEIDGIVLKVNRYADCARIPNKTRAPGFAIVHKPIPWITPAETLLRDITVQVGRTGVLTPVAELEPVFVQGSTIARATLHNEDEIRRKDIRIGDTVVIRKAGMVIPEVLTVLKSKRPAKARAFDLFEYVGGKCPACGGSIARETIADGATQAVAWRCQNVAGCPAQLTRRVEYFAQRKALDIESLGGIVAEKLVERGLVKEPLDLFDLKLEQLAKLNLGTDEAPRVFGEKNATKIIEGLQRAKTAPLQRWIHALAISDVGETTAKQLAATHRTLEDLAQSAVLRDILALGTKETERAEISPRSRKNPPKTDAEKAAREKRDAKLKAEIAEIEARLEQGGLKARLPEVGPVAANSVLNYFASDAGKKVLGRLRELGIKPKNDLPAATAAAPGPLAGKTVVLTGTLPTLTREQATAMIEAAGGKTSNSVSKKTDYVLAGTEAGSKLTKAQELGVPVIDEAEFRRLLGGK, from the coding sequence GTGACACTCAAAGACGCACAAACGCGCCACGCCAAACTGGTTGCGACCATCCGCCGCCACGATCACGCCTATTACGTCGTCGGCCGCGCCGAGATTACCGATTACGAATACGACCAGCTTTTCCGGCAGTTGCAGGAGTTGGAACAGGAGTTTCCATCCCTCGTCACGCCCGAATCACCCACGCAACGCGTCGGCGGCGCGCCCGCCGAGGGTTTCGTCCGCATCCGCCATCTGCAACCCATGCTTTCGCTCGAAAAGATCGAAGCGTCCGAAGTGCCCTCGGTCGAGGCGGAGCCGGATCGCGACCGCCGCAATCGCGCTCAGGACGAAAATACGCTGGGCGGATTGAAAGCTTTTGATCTGACCATCCGCAAACAACTCGGGCGCGAACACATGGAATATGTGCTGGAGCCGAAAGTGGACGGCGTTTCGCTAAGCGTGCATTACCACTACGGCAAACTCGCGCTCGGAGTGACGCGCGGCGACGGCACGTTCGGCGACGACATCACCGCCAACCTGCGTACCGTGCGCGCCATCCCGCTGGAATTAAATCTTAAGAACCCGCCCGAACTGCTCGAAGTGCGCGGCGAAGCGTACATGGCGAATCAGGATTTCGAAGCTTTGAACGCGCGGCTCGAGGCCGCCGGTGAAAAACCTTTTCCCAACGCGCGCAACGCCACCGCCGGCGCGTTGAAGTTGCTGGATCCGCAACTCGTCGCCGCGCGTCCGCTCAATGCCGTATTTTACGCGATCGGCGCGTACCGTAGCGGCGACGCCTCGTCGCCGACCGATCACCGCAACACTCCCGGCGACCTGTTCCTGACCGACGACGCAACGTCGTCGCCAGATCAAGCGCGCCGGGGTGGCGCGGCCCCACCGTTCGCTTCGCACGCGGAGATGCTGCGCGCGTTGGCGAAGTTCGGTTTGCCCACGCTGAAAAAATGGTGGCTCTGTCCCGACATTGCCACCGTGCTCCAGGTGTATCGCGAGGAAATTGTGGCGCACTACGATGAAAGCCGGGATCTGCGGCAACAGTTACCCTTTGAAATTGACGGCATCGTGCTCAAGGTGAATCGCTATGCCGATTGCGCGCGCATCCCCAACAAGACCCGCGCGCCCGGTTTTGCCATCGTGCATAAGCCGATTCCGTGGATCACGCCGGCGGAAACCCTGCTGCGCGACATCACCGTGCAGGTCGGACGCACCGGCGTGTTGACGCCCGTGGCCGAACTGGAACCCGTGTTCGTGCAAGGCTCGACCATCGCGCGCGCCACGTTGCACAACGAGGATGAAATCCGCCGGAAGGATATCCGGATCGGCGATACCGTGGTCATCCGCAAAGCCGGTATGGTGATTCCGGAAGTGCTGACCGTTTTGAAATCCAAGCGTCCCGCCAAGGCGCGGGCGTTTGATCTGTTTGAATATGTCGGCGGCAAATGTCCGGCGTGCGGTGGGTCAATCGCGCGCGAAACAATTGCGGACGGGGCCACCCAGGCCGTGGCGTGGCGTTGTCAGAACGTTGCCGGTTGTCCGGCGCAACTCACGCGGCGCGTCGAGTATTTCGCGCAGCGCAAGGCGTTGGACATCGAATCGCTTGGCGGCATCGTGGCGGAAAAACTGGTCGAGCGCGGGCTGGTGAAAGAGCCGCTGGATTTGTTCGATCTCAAGTTGGAACAACTCGCCAAGTTGAATCTCGGCACGGACGAAGCCCCGCGCGTGTTCGGCGAGAAGAACGCGACGAAAATCATCGAAGGATTGCAACGCGCCAAAACCGCGCCGTTACAGCGGTGGATTCACGCGCTGGCGATTTCTGACGTGGGCGAGACGACCGCCAAACAACTCGCCGCCACGCATCGGACTTTGGAAGACCTCGCCCAATCCGCCGTGCTCCGGGACATTCTCGCGCTGGGCACCAAGGAAACCGAACGCGCCGAGATCAGCCCGCGTTCCCGCAAAAATCCGCCAAAGACCGACGCGGAAAAAGCGGCGCGCGAAAAACGCGATGCGAAACTCAAGGCCGAGATTGCGGAGATTGAAGCGCGCTTGGAACAAGGCGGATTAAAGGCGCGCCTGCCCGAAGTCGGTCCGGTTGCCGCCAATAGCGTGCTGAATTATTTTGCCTCCGACGCGGGGAAAAAGGTGCTCGGACGACTCCGTGAATTGGGCATCAAACCAAAGAACGATTTGCCCGCCGCCACGGCTGCTGCGCCCGGGCCGTTGGCCGGGAAAACCGTGGTGCTGACCGGCACGTTGCCGACGCTGACCCGCGAGCAAGCCACCGCGATGATTGAAGCCGCCGGCGGCAAGACCAGCAACAGCGTGAGTAAGAAGACGGATTATGTCCTGGCGGGAACGGAGGCCGGTTCAAAACTGACCAAGGCGCAGGAGTTGGGCGTTCCCGTGATTGACGAAGCCGAGTTCCGTCGGTTGCTTGGCGGCAAATGA
- a CDS encoding PfkB family carbohydrate kinase, whose translation MSVLIVGSTALDSIKTPKRENPKLLGGSASHAAVAASFFSPVNMVGVVGQDFPKKYVQLYKKHGIDLSGLQIKPGKTFHWSGEYEANMNHRRTLLTELGVFETFSPELPRAYQSTQFVLLANIAPALQLHVLQQMRRPKFIVADTMDLWLNIALDDLLALIKRVDGFVLNDSEAQQLTQEDNVFSALKKIHKLGPKYVIIKQGSHGSILSGPKGFFLCPAYPVTALVDPTGAGDSFVGGMMGYLARARGNIETNLRRAMIHGSVVASFCCEGFGLNRTVTATRAQIGERVKRLEQLTRF comes from the coding sequence ATGAGCGTATTGATTGTTGGTTCGACGGCTTTGGATTCCATCAAAACTCCCAAGCGGGAAAATCCGAAACTACTGGGCGGCTCGGCGAGCCACGCGGCGGTGGCGGCCAGTTTTTTTTCGCCAGTCAACATGGTGGGCGTGGTGGGCCAGGACTTTCCAAAGAAGTATGTGCAGCTGTACAAAAAGCACGGCATTGACCTGAGCGGGTTGCAGATCAAACCCGGCAAAACTTTCCACTGGTCGGGCGAATACGAGGCAAATATGAACCACCGCCGCACACTGCTGACGGAGCTGGGCGTGTTTGAAACCTTCTCGCCGGAATTGCCGCGCGCCTATCAATCCACGCAGTTCGTGTTGCTGGCGAACATCGCGCCCGCACTGCAATTGCACGTCCTGCAACAGATGCGCCGCCCGAAATTCATTGTCGCTGACACCATGGATTTGTGGCTGAACATCGCCTTGGACGATCTGCTGGCGCTGATCAAACGCGTGGATGGTTTCGTGCTCAACGACAGTGAAGCGCAACAGTTGACGCAGGAGGACAACGTCTTCAGTGCGCTCAAAAAGATCCATAAACTCGGGCCGAAATACGTAATCATCAAACAGGGTTCGCACGGCTCGATCCTCAGCGGTCCGAAGGGATTTTTCCTGTGCCCGGCCTATCCGGTGACCGCGCTGGTGGACCCGACCGGAGCCGGCGACTCGTTCGTGGGCGGCATGATGGGCTATCTGGCCCGCGCCAGGGGCAACATTGAAACCAACCTCCGCCGCGCCATGATCCACGGCAGTGTCGTGGCTTCCTTCTGCTGCGAAGGGTTTGGTTTGAACCGCACCGTGACGGCTACGCGCGCCCAGATTGGCGAGCGGGTAAAGCGGTTGGAACAATTAACCCGATTTTGA
- a CDS encoding LON peptidase substrate-binding domain-containing protein encodes MTLPDAILFPQALLPLYVFEAHYRQLLADALHGNRLFAVAMRQPETKPDAPVKIAGVGLIRVSVEHKDHTSHVILQGLTRVKLGNLKKRQPYPVYEIEPLPTTAGAGQKVRALLTSARRLLTERVKLGIPFPFPFVSSTQPSQSGQSPRPLSAREIMGYLDSITEPERAVDLIAGTVLADAAERQKILETRGLEARLRQLANFLQRDLEVHSPTKVLGK; translated from the coding sequence ATGACGTTGCCTGATGCGATCCTGTTCCCGCAGGCATTACTTCCTCTTTACGTTTTTGAAGCGCACTACCGGCAGTTGCTGGCGGACGCGCTGCATGGCAATCGGCTGTTCGCCGTGGCCATGCGCCAACCGGAAACGAAACCGGACGCGCCGGTAAAAATTGCCGGGGTCGGTTTGATCCGCGTTTCCGTGGAACATAAAGACCACACCTCGCACGTGATTTTGCAGGGGCTGACGCGGGTCAAATTGGGCAACTTAAAAAAACGGCAGCCGTATCCGGTTTATGAGATCGAACCGCTGCCCACGACGGCGGGCGCCGGCCAAAAAGTTCGCGCGTTGTTGACGAGCGCGCGGCGGTTGCTGACGGAACGAGTGAAGCTCGGCATCCCCTTCCCGTTCCCGTTCGTATCCAGCACGCAGCCCAGCCAATCCGGTCAATCGCCCCGCCCGCTTTCCGCGCGGGAAATCATGGGTTACCTCGACTCCATCACTGAACCGGAACGCGCGGTGGATTTGATCGCCGGCACGGTGTTGGCCGACGCCGCCGAACGCCAGAAGATTTTGGAAACGCGCGGCCTGGAAGCGCGCCTCCGCCAATTGGCCAATTTTCTCCAGCGCGATCTCGAGGTACATTCGCCGACCAAGGTTCTGGGTAAATAA
- a CDS encoding peptidylprolyl isomerase, which produces MISFIRRISCLTLGLLLAGPGSGITTFAQTTNAASKLDSLLGDPVIARGRGVEVKRSQLDAEMIQLQALASAQGRSIPADSLGMFQLQKLNDLVAAQLLLARATDADKAKGREMFQKALQRLKTDNKLTDAEFDEKLGNQLRLQGVTRTEWDQQRTEQAIVAAVLQRELDVNITDADAKKFYEENPTRFEQPEQVRASHILLSTKDPVTGEDLSDEQKKVKRKQVDDVRKKAVAGEDFAALAKQYSEDPGSKDRGGEYTFKREDMVPEFSAAAFSLSTNQISDVVTTVYGYHLIKLHEKIPARMISYDEVADDLKEVLRSQELQKKLADGKFIENLRKAANVEILDEKLKKIEELMASSKTNEPAASAP; this is translated from the coding sequence ATGATCTCATTTATCCGCAGGATTTCCTGCCTGACGCTGGGGTTGCTGTTGGCGGGGCCTGGCAGCGGCATTACCACGTTTGCGCAAACGACCAATGCCGCCAGCAAACTGGACAGTCTGCTGGGCGATCCGGTGATCGCTCGCGGCCGGGGTGTCGAAGTCAAGCGCAGCCAGTTGGATGCGGAGATGATCCAATTGCAGGCGCTGGCCAGTGCGCAGGGCCGCTCGATTCCCGCCGACAGCCTCGGCATGTTTCAATTGCAAAAGCTGAACGATCTGGTTGCGGCGCAGTTATTGTTGGCGCGCGCCACGGACGCCGACAAAGCCAAGGGCCGCGAAATGTTTCAAAAGGCGCTGCAACGCCTGAAGACCGACAACAAACTCACGGACGCCGAGTTCGATGAGAAGCTGGGCAATCAACTGCGTCTGCAGGGGGTGACCCGCACCGAGTGGGACCAACAACGCACGGAGCAGGCGATCGTGGCGGCGGTGTTACAACGCGAGTTGGACGTGAACATCACGGACGCTGACGCCAAAAAGTTTTACGAGGAAAACCCCACCCGGTTCGAGCAACCGGAACAGGTGCGCGCCAGCCACATTTTGCTCAGCACCAAGGACCCGGTCACGGGTGAAGATTTGTCTGACGAACAGAAGAAGGTGAAGCGCAAACAGGTGGATGACGTGCGCAAAAAAGCCGTGGCGGGTGAGGATTTCGCCGCCCTGGCCAAGCAATATTCCGAAGACCCCGGCTCGAAGGATCGGGGCGGCGAATACACGTTCAAGCGCGAAGACATGGTGCCGGAATTTTCCGCCGCCGCGTTCTCCTTGAGCACAAATCAAATCAGCGACGTGGTGACAACGGTTTACGGTTATCACCTCATCAAGCTGCATGAAAAAATTCCCGCGCGGATGATTTCCTACGACGAAGTGGCGGATGATTTGAAGGAAGTGTTGCGCAGTCAGGAGCTGCAGAAAAAACTGGCCGACGGCAAGTTCATTGAAAATTTACGCAAGGCAGCCAACGTGGAAATTCTGGATGAAAAGCTTAAGAAGATAGAAGAACTGATGGCTTCATCCAAAACCAACGAACCAGCGGCCAGCGCCCCATAA
- the serA gene encoding phosphoglycerate dehydrogenase, which produces MKILVCDRISPRGIALLQQRPEFEVVVLPKRLTEAELLPVVAEVSAMIVRSETKVTARVLEAAKKLRVVGRAGVGVDNVDVEAATRHGVVVMNTPGGNTITTAELTFTMLLSLARKVPQAYASMTAGKWDRKLFQGVEISGKTLGVLGMGRIGTEVAKRALAFGMRVIGYDPFLTEARAKTLGVELATEVDLVYREADFITVHMPVTDQTKGMLNAAAFAKMKPGVRVVNCARGEIIEDQDLLAALESGKVAAVGLDVYHQEPLPADHPFRTHPGVILTPHLGASTAEAQDKCGVEVAEVITGYLLTGEVRNAVNLPYLDAKTYEQVKPYLVLGEKLGKLLAQLAPEQVDRLYITYGGKAQELPNIDPITRAILQGFLSRAGVNDLNNINVRSIASTLGLTVEEKRSNELVTFNEWLHVQAFHENQKVISAGGTFFGSPNNPRIVRLYSSSVEIPISGVILLLTNKDRPGIVGYLGTLLGRHQINIASMSLSRDTEGGDALTVLHLDSEPTAAVLAELEKDEDIHSVRVVKL; this is translated from the coding sequence ATGAAAATTTTGGTTTGTGACCGGATTTCGCCCCGCGGCATCGCCCTACTACAACAACGACCCGAGTTCGAGGTCGTGGTTCTGCCCAAACGATTAACCGAAGCAGAATTACTTCCCGTGGTGGCGGAGGTGTCCGCCATGATCGTCCGCTCCGAAACCAAGGTGACGGCGCGGGTCCTCGAAGCCGCCAAAAAATTGCGCGTGGTCGGCCGCGCCGGGGTTGGCGTGGACAATGTGGATGTGGAAGCGGCGACGCGCCACGGGGTGGTCGTCATGAACACTCCCGGCGGCAACACCATAACCACCGCGGAGCTGACGTTCACCATGTTGCTGAGCCTCGCGCGCAAAGTGCCCCAAGCTTACGCCTCGATGACCGCCGGCAAATGGGATCGCAAATTGTTTCAAGGCGTGGAGATTTCCGGCAAAACCCTCGGGGTGTTGGGCATGGGCCGCATTGGAACGGAAGTCGCCAAGCGCGCCCTCGCCTTCGGAATGCGCGTCATCGGTTACGATCCTTTCCTGACGGAGGCGCGCGCCAAAACGCTCGGCGTCGAACTCGCCACCGAAGTGGATCTGGTTTATCGCGAAGCTGATTTCATCACTGTTCACATGCCGGTGACCGATCAAACGAAGGGCATGTTGAACGCCGCCGCTTTTGCCAAGATGAAGCCCGGCGTGCGCGTCGTGAATTGTGCGCGCGGCGAGATCATTGAAGACCAGGATCTGTTGGCCGCGCTGGAATCCGGCAAGGTGGCCGCCGTCGGCTTGGATGTGTATCACCAGGAGCCGTTGCCCGCCGACCATCCGTTCCGCACCCATCCGGGCGTGATCCTCACCCCGCATCTTGGGGCCAGCACCGCCGAGGCGCAGGACAAGTGCGGCGTGGAAGTGGCCGAGGTCATCACCGGTTATTTGTTGACCGGCGAAGTGCGTAACGCCGTGAACCTGCCCTATCTCGACGCCAAGACGTATGAACAAGTGAAACCGTATCTCGTCCTTGGCGAGAAACTCGGCAAGCTGCTCGCGCAATTGGCGCCAGAGCAGGTGGACCGCCTCTACATCACTTACGGCGGCAAAGCGCAGGAACTGCCGAACATTGATCCGATCACCCGCGCCATCTTGCAGGGCTTTCTGTCGCGCGCCGGAGTGAACGATCTGAACAACATCAACGTCCGCAGCATTGCTTCCACCCTGGGATTGACGGTGGAAGAAAAGCGTTCCAATGAACTGGTCACGTTCAATGAATGGCTGCATGTGCAGGCGTTTCACGAGAATCAAAAAGTCATTTCTGCCGGCGGCACCTTCTTTGGTTCGCCCAACAATCCACGCATCGTCCGGTTGTACAGTTCCTCCGTCGAAATCCCGATCAGCGGGGTGATTTTACTATTAACGAACAAAGATCGCCCCGGCATTGTCGGATACCTCGGCACCTTGTTGGGCCGGCATCAGATCAACATCGCGAGCATGAGCTTGAGCCGCGACACCGAAGGGGGTGACGCGCTTACGGTTCTGCACTTGGACAGCGAACCGACGGCGGCGGTGCTGGCGGAACTGGAAAAAGACGAAGACATTCACAGTGTGCGTGTAGTTAAACTTTAA
- a CDS encoding histidine kinase — translation MTSNHALMLKRFRTLLIGALLGGGALWGVVSAATAATNDSWLVWNTQDAELLPQSSVIALTQTRDGYLWLGTMRGLVRFDGLHPEVFFEADTIVHLFEDRQGGLWVGTEKPGVRRIQNGTVAKVSFGNGASERLVSAAEDASGAVWLFAADGQLARYRNGQHENTWLINPGAASCRSVVAEPTGEVWIGTDTNLYRVVSDLRSPNFELRLQTIPVTGKQDFLLAHRGGGIWQFANQHIYLRTTNGISQTLGAYPWKSLFTASPVTSACEDESGHLIVGTLGDGVYQLGARGAVTRIGGDQGLNHETVLSLCVDREGNLWVGTDGGGASRLSPPHFQLQPETSGKNVQSVSTDSQGGLWIAFNGGELNYWRDDVMRKYDATTDLPGVNVRAVLVDARDTVWLGGIVAGGIYQFMDGRFRIAPGTEGVRPQVSVLFQDRATNIWVGALEGLAFWNGATWRLFTTQDGLTTNSVRALAEDAHGDLWIGTDGGGLNRLHEGKFTGYRAAETGLPSDYITALHADATGAVWVGTSGGGLTRYQNHDWKHFGKSDGLAGNNITYLAEDDSGFLWIGSNEGLMRVAKSTLNAFADGHTNRLHLRTFGKADGLPTKECSSGSQPSVGRGRTGRMWFPTTKGLVSLQPTALRPNTNPPPVVIESVLVDGKAQSTNAWQTTWPREVIVPARKEVVEIHFTSLNLTAPEQAQFQYRLDDGDARWIDSRGSREVRFTRLPPGRYHFQVRASNEDGFWSPLPATLHLVVIPPFWQRWWFQAAVVVGLIGVIGGVVYFISTQKLQRQLALLRQQEALEKERARIARDLHDQLGANLTQVNLLGEMVGEDKDLPEEVATHAEQICKTARQTSDALDEIVWAANPSNDTLEGLVNYACKYAQEYLALANLRYRLDVPPTLPALNIPPDLRHNVFLAFKESVNNVVKHARATEVKIHLRLMDDQFVFEIEDNGRGPAEAATKTGRNGLRNMRKRMEDVAGSFHMIPGPERGTIVRLTAPLTRH, via the coding sequence GTGACTTCCAACCATGCCTTGATGCTGAAGCGCTTTCGGACACTACTGATCGGCGCGTTGCTTGGCGGCGGCGCGCTGTGGGGTGTCGTTTCTGCCGCTACGGCCGCAACCAATGACTCCTGGCTGGTCTGGAATACGCAGGACGCGGAATTGCTGCCGCAAAGCTCGGTCATCGCGCTGACTCAGACCCGCGATGGCTACCTCTGGTTGGGCACCATGAGAGGGCTGGTCCGCTTTGATGGTCTTCACCCGGAAGTTTTCTTCGAGGCCGATACGATTGTGCATTTGTTTGAGGATCGCCAGGGCGGTTTATGGGTGGGCACGGAAAAGCCCGGGGTGCGCCGCATCCAGAATGGCACGGTCGCCAAGGTGTCGTTTGGCAACGGGGCAAGTGAACGGCTGGTCTCGGCTGCGGAAGACGCCAGCGGCGCGGTGTGGTTGTTTGCGGCTGATGGACAACTGGCTCGATATCGGAATGGCCAGCACGAAAACACCTGGTTGATCAACCCCGGCGCGGCTAGTTGCCGTTCCGTCGTTGCGGAGCCGACGGGGGAGGTCTGGATTGGCACCGACACCAATTTGTATCGCGTCGTTTCTGATCTACGCAGCCCCAACTTTGAGTTGCGATTGCAAACAATTCCAGTGACCGGCAAACAGGATTTTTTGCTCGCGCACCGGGGCGGCGGCATCTGGCAGTTTGCCAATCAACATATTTATCTGCGCACCACGAACGGCATTTCGCAAACGCTGGGGGCCTATCCTTGGAAATCGCTTTTCACCGCTTCGCCCGTCACGTCGGCCTGTGAAGACGAATCGGGCCACCTGATCGTCGGCACTCTGGGCGATGGCGTGTACCAGTTGGGGGCGCGGGGTGCGGTCACGCGCATCGGCGGCGATCAAGGCTTGAATCACGAAACGGTGTTGTCCTTGTGCGTGGATCGCGAAGGGAATTTGTGGGTCGGCACTGACGGCGGCGGCGCGAGCCGGTTGAGTCCACCGCACTTTCAGTTGCAACCGGAAACCAGCGGTAAAAACGTGCAATCGGTTTCCACCGACAGCCAGGGCGGATTATGGATCGCGTTCAACGGCGGCGAATTGAATTACTGGCGTGACGACGTTATGCGAAAGTACGACGCCACCACCGATCTGCCCGGCGTCAATGTGCGCGCGGTCCTGGTGGATGCCCGGGATACCGTCTGGCTGGGCGGCATCGTGGCGGGTGGCATCTATCAATTCATGGACGGACGCTTTCGTATCGCTCCCGGCACCGAGGGCGTGCGGCCCCAGGTTTCCGTGTTGTTCCAGGATCGCGCAACCAACATTTGGGTTGGCGCGTTAGAAGGACTGGCGTTCTGGAACGGCGCAACGTGGAGGTTGTTCACCACCCAGGACGGTTTGACCACGAACTCCGTCCGCGCCCTGGCGGAAGATGCCCACGGCGATCTTTGGATTGGCACGGACGGAGGCGGGTTAAATCGGTTGCATGAGGGAAAGTTCACCGGCTATCGCGCCGCGGAAACCGGATTGCCCAGCGATTACATCACGGCGCTTCATGCCGACGCGACCGGAGCGGTTTGGGTGGGGACTTCGGGTGGCGGCTTGACGCGTTACCAAAACCATGATTGGAAACACTTTGGTAAATCGGATGGCCTGGCGGGCAACAATATCACCTATCTGGCGGAGGATGATTCGGGGTTCCTCTGGATTGGCTCGAACGAAGGATTGATGCGCGTTGCCAAGTCCACTTTGAACGCCTTTGCCGACGGACACACCAACCGCCTGCATTTGCGCACCTTCGGCAAAGCGGACGGCTTGCCGACCAAGGAATGTTCCTCCGGCTCGCAACCATCAGTCGGGCGCGGTCGTACCGGTCGGATGTGGTTTCCCACCACGAAGGGCCTGGTCAGCTTGCAGCCCACCGCATTACGGCCCAACACGAACCCGCCGCCCGTGGTGATTGAATCGGTCTTGGTGGATGGAAAAGCGCAAAGCACAAACGCCTGGCAGACCACCTGGCCACGGGAGGTCATCGTGCCCGCGCGGAAGGAAGTGGTGGAAATTCATTTTACCAGCCTGAACCTCACCGCGCCCGAGCAGGCACAATTCCAGTACCGGCTGGATGATGGCGACGCCCGCTGGATTGATTCCCGTGGTTCGCGCGAAGTGCGTTTCACGCGACTGCCGCCGGGGCGTTATCACTTTCAGGTGCGCGCCAGCAACGAAGACGGATTCTGGAGTCCGCTCCCGGCGACGCTGCATCTCGTGGTGATTCCACCGTTTTGGCAAAGGTGGTGGTTTCAAGCCGCCGTGGTCGTGGGCCTGATCGGAGTCATCGGCGGAGTGGTTTATTTCATTTCCACGCAGAAGCTGCAACGCCAGCTCGCGTTGTTACGGCAGCAGGAGGCGCTGGAAAAAGAGCGCGCCCGCATCGCGCGCGATCTGCACGATCAATTGGGTGCGAACCTGACCCAGGTCAATCTGCTGGGCGAGATGGTGGGTGAAGACAAGGATTTGCCCGAGGAGGTGGCGACCCACGCGGAGCAGATTTGCAAAACGGCGCGACAAACTTCCGACGCGTTGGATGAGATCGTCTGGGCCGCCAATCCCTCCAACGATACGCTGGAGGGGCTGGTCAATTACGCGTGTAAATATGCGCAAGAATATCTCGCGCTGGCCAATTTGCGGTACCGCCTGGACGTGCCGCCGACTTTGCCCGCGCTCAACATTCCGCCGGATTTGCGGCACAATGTTTTTCTGGCCTTCAAGGAATCGGTGAACAACGTGGTCAAACACGCGCGCGCCACCGAGGTTAAAATCCATCTGCGGTTGATGGATGATCAATTTGTTTTTGAGATCGAAGACAACGGGCGCGGTCCAGCGGAGGCGGCGACGAAAACCGGCAGAAATGGGTTGCGCAACATGCGCAAACGCATGGAAGATGTGGCCGGTTCGTTCCACATGATTCCGGGGCCTGAACGCGGAACGATCGTGCGGCTGACCGCGCCGCTTACCCGGCACTGA
- a CDS encoding response regulator transcription factor: MAITVSIVEDNEQLRDTLARMINRAEGFACVGQHPSAEAALTGIPDEKPNVVLMDINLPGMNGVECVRKLKAILPATQIVMLTAYEDTENIFNSLAAGAAGYLLKRSKGSEILDALRDVQNGGSPMSTHIARKVVQSFQARPSVAPPEPTAELSPREQEVLDLLSQGFMYKEISDRLGISFETVRTYIRRIYEKLHVRTRTEAVAKALRRT, from the coding sequence ATGGCCATCACTGTTTCCATTGTTGAGGACAACGAGCAATTGCGGGATACACTCGCGCGCATGATCAATCGGGCGGAGGGGTTCGCGTGTGTCGGGCAACATCCGAGCGCTGAGGCCGCCCTCACCGGCATCCCCGACGAGAAACCGAACGTCGTCTTGATGGATATCAATCTGCCCGGCATGAACGGCGTCGAGTGCGTTCGCAAATTGAAGGCGATTTTACCGGCAACGCAGATCGTCATGCTGACGGCGTACGAGGATACGGAAAACATCTTCAATTCCCTGGCGGCCGGCGCCGCTGGCTATTTGCTCAAACGCTCCAAAGGCTCGGAAATTTTGGACGCCCTGCGCGACGTGCAAAACGGCGGTTCGCCGATGTCCACTCATATCGCGCGCAAAGTAGTGCAATCTTTTCAAGCGCGCCCCAGCGTCGCTCCGCCCGAACCAACCGCAGAACTTTCTCCGCGCGAACAGGAGGTGTTGGATTTGTTGAGTCAGGGGTTCATGTACAAGGAAATTTCCGATCGGTTGGGCATCAGCTTTGAAACCGTGCGGACCTATATCCGGCGCATTTACGAAAAACTGCATGTTCGCACCCGGACGGAAGCCGTCGCCAAAGCCCTTCGCCGCACATAA